GCGATGCTTTTCCTGTCGGATCGGTCGGGGCTGAAGGTCGACGTGATCATCGGGATCATCTTCACCTCGTTCTTCGGAGTGGGGCTGTTCATGGCGTCCGTCAGTCCGATGGCGATCTCTATCGACACCATCACCATGGGCAACATTCTGGCCATCACGCCAGAGGACACTTTGCAACTCGCCATCATCGGCGTGGTGTCGATGGCGGTCCTGATGTTGAAGTGGAAAGACCTCATGGTCGTGTTCTTCGACGAAAACCATGCCCGCTCAATCGGCCTGCGCCCGCAACTGCTCAAAGTCGTGTTCTTCGTTCTGCTGTCGGCCAGCGTGGTTGCGGCCATGCAAACCGTTGGCGCGTTCCTCGTCATCGCGATGGTCGTGACACCAGGCGCGACGGCCTATCTGCTTTGCGACCGCTTCCCGCGATTGATCATCACGTCGATCAGCATCGGCACCGTGACCAGCTTCGTGGGCGCTTACATCAGTTACTTCCTTGATGGAGCAACTGGCGGGGTCATCGTGCTGCTGCAAACGCTGATCTTCCTGACGACCTTCGTTCTTGCCCCCAAGCACGGGCTGCTGGCGCACAAACGCAAGGCGGCCAAAGCACTTCGGGCGGAGGGTGCATAATGCTCGATACACTTCTGTTTCCCTTCGCTTTTCCGTTCATGCAGAACGCGTTCTTTATCGCGTTGATGATCTCTGTCCCGACCGCTTTGCTGTCCTGTTTCCTCGTCCTGAAAGGCTGGGCGCTGATGGGGGACGCGGTGAGCCACGCTGTCCTTCCGGGCATCGTGCTGGCCTATATCCTTGGCCTGCCGCTGATCGTCGGAGCGTTTCTGGCGGGCATGATCACGGCCACCGCAACGGGCTATCTGACCGAGAACAGCCGCATCAAGCAGGACACCATAATGGGCGTCGTGTTCTCGGGCATGTTCGGGCTGGGGATCGTGATGTTCGTCGCGGTCAAAACCAACGTCCACCTCGATCACGTGCTCTTCGGCAACATGCTCGGGATCGGGCCGGAGGACCTTTGGACCGCTGGTATCATCGGATTGGTCGTGACGGTTCTGCTGCTGGCGAAGTGGAAGGATCTTCTCCTCCACGCCTTCGATCCGATCCAGGCCAAGGCATCCGGCCTACCAGTGAACATGCTGCACTTCGGGTTGCTGACGGTGCTATCGCTGACCATCGTGGCAACGCTGACGGCAACGGGCCTGATCCTCGCGGTCGGTCTGCTCATCGCCCCCGGAGCCATCGCATTCCTGATGACCCGCCGCTTCAGCCACATGATGGTTGTCGCGGTTCTGGTCTGCATCGTCGCGACCTGCGGCGGTATCTATGCGAGCTTCTGGCTCGATAGCGCGCCAGCACCGACGATCATTCTGGTGCTGACGGGGTTCTTCATCATCGCCTTTATATGGCGGTCGTGGAAAGTGCGCCGCGCCTCGGCTATGGCCTGACGCGGCGTTCCGTTAGACGAGCTTCGGTAGGTTTTCAGCCAGTCGCGAAATTCCCGGCGCGAGCGGGAACAGCGCCGCCTGAACCGAATGGTAGATGTCCGGCTTGCCGAGGAATTGACGACCCGTCGGTTTGCTGTCCTCGTCCAGTTCAGGGAACCAGCCGCCGTTGGTGTGGTCGATCAGGTGCTTGTCGGCGAAGTTCCAGAGGCGGCGATACCACTCTTCGTCCTCGGGCTTGCGTTCGAGCTTGATGAACGTCGCGATGACGCCAATCGCCTCGGTCACAGGCCACCAATAGCGGTCACGGATCGTGGGCGTGCCGTCGAAATCGAGCGTGTAGAAGAACCCGCCCTTTTCCGCGTCCCACGCGCCGTTCAGTGCCTGCTCCATCAGGCGGCGCGCGGTAGCGGGGGCGGTGTCGTCCTTGCGGCCAGACAGATCCCAGTATTGCAGAAGCAGACGTGCCAGTTCGAACGAGTGACCCGGAGTGGTGCCAGCAGGGCGGAACATCGGGTTCTCCGAATAGCCCGGATCGACCTGCCAGTCTTTTGTGTAGTGTTCCGGCAGGCGCCAGTCGTTGGCAGGAGCCATCTTGCCGAGGAAGAAATCGAGGATGCGTCCGGCGCGGGTCAGGTAGACCTCATCGCCCGTGGCTTCAAAAGCGCCGAGCAACGCCTCCACCCCGTGCATGTTCGCGTTCATGCCGCGATAGTCGGAGAACGGCGTCCAGTCCTGGTTCCATTCGTCGGCAAAGAGGCCGTTGTCCTCTTCCCAGTAGTGCTTGTCCAGAATGGCGCTGACGTCGGCAATCAGTTCGTCCGCGTCAGGATGACCAGCCATTTTCGCGGTCGCACCGGCGAGCAGCACGAATACATGCCCGTAGGCTAGCTTGCGTCCGTCATGAACGTTGTCGCCGTCCATCGCCCAGACATACCCGCCGTTTTTCATGTCGCGGTGGTGGGAGACGAGGTACTTCATCCCCTTGTCGACCAGCTCTGCCGCGCCCGGAACGCCGGCCAACTGACCCAGCGCGAACGAATGCACGAGGCGCGTGGTAGTGTGGAGCTCCTGCACGGTGTCGGGCAGGGGCTCGCCTTCGTAGTTCAGAACGTAGAAGCCGTCTCCGCTACGCAGGCTCGCGCGGAAGAAATCGAATTGGCTCAGCGCATCGGCGGCCAGCCATTTGCGGTGCCCGCTGTCGTCCAGCCAGAAGGCCGCAGAGTTGTCGGACGCTTTGTCCACGGTGGTCGTCATGTTGAATCCTCCCGAACGGGCAACGAAAATGCTGAAAAGCCCTGTTAAAATCGGGCGCCGCGCTCCTCCGCGCTTCGCCGTCAATGGGACGCTAATCCAAAGGCATGATAGCGGCAACATCGTCCGTGGTGCATTTCGGATATGTGGCGCTTACCGATCATTTCGTGTCGGAATAGATGTGAAAGCGTTCGAGAATGGCGGTAAGGGACGTTACGCATTCTGTGGTTCACAGGCTGCGGTAAGGTTTTCGGAACAGGTGAAGTTCAGAACACATGACGAAGCTCGGCCTTGACGCTACAGACATTCGCATCCTCAGCGCCGTGCAGGCGCATGGCCAGTTGAGCAAGACCCGCCTGTCCGAAATCGTGAACATCTCTGCGACGCCATGTTGGGCGCGGCTCGACCGCCTGAAAGCGGCGGGCTATATTCGCGGCTTCCATGCCGAAATCGCGCTGGAGCGGGTTTGCGACTTCACGCAGGTCATGGTGACCGTATCGCTCACGCATCACCGCCGCGCTGACTTCGACCGGTTCGAAAGTTGGGTCGCGCAGCAGGACGCGATCACCGAATGCGTCGCGACGGGTGGAGGCATGGATTACGTCATGAAGACTGTCTCCCCGACGCTCCAAACGTTTCAGGCATTGATGCAGGAGATGATCGAGGCGGATCTGTCGGTGGATCGCTACATGACCTACATCGCGACTCGCGTGGTGAAATCGTCCCGCCCGAATGTCGCAAAATTGGCCGCTCCATCGGTCCGCGACCGAACGGTCTGAGACGCGGCATATTTTCAGTCCGAACAGTCTGCGCCGTGCCCGCATTTTGGCCCGAAGCGCAGCGAAATTTTCCCATTAATAAGCGCCATCATCCACCACATCCCGGGCCACTAGCCCGGCGTTTTTCGAGGGCGCAGGACATGAACGCAGACGAGTTCGGCTTTGGCACGCAGATCCGTAAATCTCCTTATTTCGACGCTACTGTGCGTTGGGGTGCCAAGGGATTTTCCGTTTATAACCATATGTATATCCCGCGTGACTTCGGTGATCCGGAGCAGAACTTCTGGAACCTCGTGAACGATGCGATCCTGTGCGATGTGGCCGTCGAACGTCAGGTCGAGATCACCGGACCCGATGCTGCGAAGTTCGTGCAGATGCTGACCCCGCGTGATCTGTCGACGGTGGCGGTCGGTCAATGCAAATACATCCTGATTACCAACGCGGACGGCGGTATTCTGAACGATCCGATCCTGCTGCGACTGGCTGAAAACCACTTCTGGATCTCGCTTGCTGACAGCGACATCCTGCTTTGGGCGCAGGGCGTTGCCGTGCACGCTGGCCTCGACGTGTCGATCTGTGAGCCGGACGTGTCGCCGCTCCAGCTACAGGGGCCGAAGTCGGGCGAGGTGATGCGCGCGCTCTTCGGTGACGAGATCATGGACCTCAAATACTACTGGCTGCGCGAGGTCGAACTCGACGGTATGCCGCTCATCGCGTCCCGCACCGGCTGGTCGAGCGAACTGGGCTACGAGATTTACCTGCGTGACGGTAGCTGCGGCGAGGCACTTTGGGAGCGGATAATGGCTGCAGGGATGGAGTTCGGCCTGAAGCCCGGCCACACCTCGTCCATTCGCCGGATCGAGGGCGGGATGCTGTCCTATCACGCCGACGCCGACATCCACACCAACCCCTTCGAGCTTGGTCTTGGCCGACTGTGCAACCTCGATATGGAGGCCGACTTCATCGGCAAAGCCGCGCTGCGCCGTATCAAAGAGCAGGGTATTACCCGCAAACAGATCGGCCTCATCATCGACGCCGCACCGCTGAGCGGACCGAACACCAGCTTCTGGCAGATCAACTCGGGCGGCAACGAGGTGGGCAAGGTCACTTCGGCCATCTACTCGCCGCGCCTTGGTCAGAACATCGCGCTCGCGATGGTGGCAATCGAACACGCAGAGATCGGAAGCCAGCTCGAGGTTGTTCTGCCGTCAGGCCCGACGGTCGCGACGGTCGTCGAAGTTCCTTTCTTCGACCCGAAGAAATCGCTCGCCGCCGCCTGATCCGCTTTGGGCAATCTGGAACTGCACATTCTCTGAGGCCATATGACCGATATCCTGCTGCGCGAATGCGATGCCGACGGCATCCTGCGCCTGACCCTGAACAACCCCGCCAAGCGCAACGCCTTGTCAGAGGCGATGCTGGCCGCACTGACGGGTGCATTCGCCGAAGCAGGCCGCGATCCTGCGGTGCGTGTCATTATCCTTGCGGCCAATGGTCCCGCGTTCAGCGCGGGTCATGACCTCAAGGAGATGACCGCTGGACGGTGCGGTGATGACCGCGGGCGGGCGTATTTCACCAAGGTGCTCGGCGATTGCTCTGCCATGATGCAGGGCATCGTCAATTGCCCCAAACCGGTGATCGCCGAGGTGACAGGCATCGCCACGGCGGCGGGGTGCCAGCTCGTGGCAAGCTGCGATCTGGCGATTGCGGCGGATACCGCAGCCTTCAGCACACCGGGGGTGCACATCGGCCTCTTTTGTTCGACGCCGATGGTCGCGCTGTCGCGCAATGTGGCCAACAAGCACGCGATGGAGATGCTGCTGACGGGCGATATGACCTCTGCCGCCCGCGCGGCAGAAATCGGTCTGGTGAACCGCAGTGTGCCGCCGGATGCGCTGCGCGAAGAGGTCATGTCCGTCGCCCGCAAGATCGCGTCGAAATCCGCCCTGACCGTCGCGACAGGCAAGCGTGCGTTCTATGCGCAATCCGAAATGAGCCTCGCTGAAGCCTACGACTATGCGGCGCAGGTCATGGTCGACAATATGCTGGCGCGCGATGCGGAGGAAGGAATTAGCGCCTTCATCGAAAAACGCACCCCCGAATGGCAGGACGCCTGATGAACCCCTACAATGCCGACCTTGACCGCAACCCTGCGAACTACCAGCCGCTGACCCCGATCGGTTTTCTGGAGCGTGCGGCGACGGTTTTTCCAGACCATACGGCGATTGTGCATGGCGCGTTGCGGCGCAGCTACGCCGAATTCTATGCCCGCTCGCGGCGGTTGGGCTCGGCCTTGGCGCAGGCAGGGATGGGGCGCGGCGATACCGTGTCGGCACTGCTCGCAAACACGCCCGCAATGCTGGAGTGCCACTACGGCGTTCCGATGTGCGGCGCGGTGCTGCACGCGATCAACACGCGGCTCGATGCTGCGATCATCGCGTTCCAGCTCGATCACGCACTGTCCCGCTTCGTCATCGTCGATTCAGAGTTCCTGCCACTGCTGACCGCTGCACTACAACTCTGCGCGGCCAAGCCGGCAGTCATCGTCTACGATGATCCGGAGTTTGACGGCCCGCGCCTTGCGACGGCCGCTACCGACTATGAGGACTTCCTCGCCACGGGTGACCCCGATTTCGCGTGGCTCATGCCGGAGGACGAATGGGACGCCATTGCGATCAGCTACACTTCGGGAACGACGGGCGATCCAAAGGGTGTCGTGACGCATCACCGTGGTGCCTATCTGCTGGCCCAAGGCAATGCGCTGACCGCGAGCATGGCGAAGCATTCGGTCTACCTGTGGACCCTGCCGATGTTCCACTGCAACGGCTGGTGCTTCCCGTGGACGCTGTCGGCCATCATCGGCACCCACGTCTGCCTTCGCCAGGTCAGGGCAGAGCCGATCTGGGCCGCGCTGGCGGACGAAGGCGTGACCCATCTGTGCGGTGCGCCGATTGTGATGTCGCTGATGATTTCTGCGCCCGACACGGTAAAGCGCGACCTTCCGCAGCCGGTTCAGTTCTTCACCGCAGCCGCGCCGCCGCCGGAAAAACTGCTCGCCGCGATGAAGGACGCGGGTTTCGACATCACCCACCTCTACGGCCTGACCGAAACCTATGGCCCTGCGGTTGTCAACGACTGGCACAGCGCATGGTCCGAATTGCCGAGCGCGGAGCAGGCCCGCCTCAAATCCCGTCAGGGCGTGCGCTATCTACCGCTTGAAGGTCTGGATGTGCTGGACCCCGAAACCATGCTGCCCGTCCCGCGCGACGGCCAGACGATGGGCGAAGTGATGTTCCGTGGGAACGTCGTCATGAAAGGCTATTTCCGTAATCCGAAGGCAACGCGGGAAGCCTTCGCGGGCGGCTGGTTCCACTCCGGCGATCTGGGTGTGGTGCATCCCGACGGCTATATCCAGCTCAAGGACCGGTCCAAGGACGTCATCATTTCGGGCGGTGAGAATATCTCGTCTATCGAGGTGGAAGAGACGCTCTACCGGCACGATGCCGTGGCCGTTTGTGCCGTCGTCGCGATGCCTGACGAGAAGTGGGGCGAGACGCCCTGCGCCTTTGTCGAATTGGCCGATGGTCAGGGGGCGGATGCCGACACGCTCAAGGTCTGGTGCCGTGATCATCTGGCGCATTACAAGGTGCCGCGGCGGTTTGTTTTCGGTCCGATCCCGCGCAGCTCGACCGGCAAGATCCAGAAGTTCGCGCTACGCGATCAGGCGCGCGAAATGCAAGATTGGCGAATTTCCTCGTTGACATGACCCTAGGTCACTCGGAATATGCGCATACGTCAGGGGAGTCCCGCCTAGGGGACTGAGAGGCTGACAGGGGCGTTCTAAACGCCTCGGTGACGCGACCCTTTGAACCTGACCCAGTTGACGCTGGCGTAGGAAGACCGAAGGGCTATTCCGTTTTCTCCATCTACGTGGGGGCGGTCCTTTCGGGCCGCTCTTGGCCCTCGTGCGTTCGCACGTCCGGGCCATCCGGCCCCTTTCTGCCACCTGTTTCTATTGGGTCTCATCACTTTTGAGGAGACCGAAATGAAAGACACTATTCCCGCCATCACCACCGGCAGTCTGCCTGCTTCGCGCAAGGTTTATGCCCCCGGCGACATGCACGAAATCAAGGTGCCGCTGCGCGAGATCGCCATCTCGAACGAAGAGCCGCTGACGATCTACGATAGCTCGGGGCCCTACACCGATCCGTTATCGACGATCGACATTGCCACCGGCTTGGGCGAGGTGCGCGGCGGCTGGCTGCAAGCGCGCGGCGATATCGAAGAATACGATGGCCGCAGCGTGACCGATGCCGACAACGGCTTTGCCACCGGCGCCCGCCTGACGCCTGCTTTTCCTGTCCAGCGTGCGCCCCTGCGCGCGGTTGGTGATCGGGCGGTGACCCAGCTGGCCTATGCGCGCGCGGGTATCATCACCCCCGAAATGGAGTTCGTTGCGATCCGTGAAAACGAAGGCCGCCGCGCTGCGCAAACCCGCGACGGCGAGGCATTCGGTGCAGAGCTGCCTGATCTCGTGACACCTGAGTTCGTCCGCAGCGAGATTGCCGCAGGACGCGCGATCATTCCGGCGAACATCAATCACCGCGAGCTCGAGCCGATGATCATCGGTCGCAATTTCAAAGTGAAGATCAACGCCAATATCGGCAACTCGGCCGTCACCTCCAGCATGGAAGAAGAGGTCGAGAAAATGGTCTGGGCGATCCGTTGGGGCGCCGACACGGTCATGGACCTCTCCACGGGCCGAAACATCCACAACATCCGTGATTGGATCATCCGCAACGCGCCGGTCCCGATCGGCACGGTGCCGCTCTATCAGGCGCTCGAAAAGGTCGGCGGCGTGGCCGAAGACCTGACGTGGGAGATTTTCCGCGACACGTTGATCGAACAGGCGGAACAGGGCGTCGATTACTTCACCATTCATGCCGGCGTGCGGCTGCACATGATCCCGATGACCGCCAAACGCGTCACCGGCATCGTGTCACGCGGCGGCTCGATCATGGCCAAATGGTGCCTGCACCATCACCGTGAGAGCTTCCTTTACGAGCATTTCGACGAGATCTGCGACATCTGCCGCCGGTATGACGTGAGTTTCTCGCTCGGCGACGGGCTGCGCCCCGGATCCATCGCGGACGCGAATGACGAGGCGCAATTTGCCGAACTGCACACGCTGGGCGAGCTGACCAAGATCGCTTGGGCCAAGGACTGTCAGGTGATGATCGAAGGGCCGGGGCATGTTCCGATGCACAAGATCAAAGCGAACATGGACGAACAACTCAAGCACTGCCATGAAGCGCCGTTCTACACGCTCGGGCCGCTGACCACGGACATCGCGCCGGGTTATGACCACATCACCAGCGCGATTGGCGCGGCGATGATCGGTTGGTTCGGTACGGCTATGCTCTGCTACGTCACGCCCAAGGAACACCTTGGTCTGCCTGACCGCGACGACGTGAAGACCGGTGTGATCACCTACAAACTCGCGGCTCATGCCGCCGATCTGGCCAAGGGCCATCCCGGTGCGCAAAGGCGCGATGACGCGCTAAGCCGCGCCCGGTTCGAGTTCCGCTGGGAGGACCAGTTCAACCTCGGGCTCGATCCTGACACTGCGCGCGAGATGCACGACCAGACGATGCCTGCCGAGGCGCACAAGGTCGCGCATTTCTGTTCGATGTGCGGGCCGAAATTCTGCTCGATGCGGATCAGCCACGACATTCGTGCCGAAGCCGAAAAGCAGAAGGGCATGGAGGACATGGCCGCGAAATTCCGCGAGGCTGGCGCGCTTTACGTCCCGGCGGAGGACGCGTGATGATCTCGGTTCTGGGTGCGGGCGTGGCGGGGCTTTGCGCCGCCACAGCCCTGTCCGAGGCGGGCTTTGCGGTCGAGGTTATCGAGGCCGAAGGCGCACCGAGTCCTGCGTCGCTCTTGGCTGGCGGGATGCTTGCACCTTTTTGCGAAGGTGAAAGCGCCCCTGACGCCATCGTCACGCAGGGGCAGGCGGCAACCGACTGGTGGGCGGCACATGTGCCGGATGTGCAGCGGAGAGGCACGCTCGTTCTTGCGGCCTCGCGCGATACCGCAGAGCTTGACCGCTTTGCCCGCGCCACGCGCGCGCATTGTTGGGTTGATCCCGGATCGCTTGAGCCCGACCTCGCGGGCCGCTTTGCGCGGGGCCTATTTTTCGAAACCGAGGCCCACATGGACCCGCGAGCGGCGCTAGCCAGTCTGCGTGCCAATCTACGCGCACGCGGCGTTTCCATTCACGATGCAACGCCGTCGGGCCGGATTGTCGATTGCCGCGCCATGGCTGCCAGATCCAGCCTGAACGACCTGCGTGCTGTGCGCGGCGAAATGGTCGAAGTGGTCACGCCTGACGTCGAGCTAAGCCGCACTGTACGCCTGCTGCATCCTCGCTTCCCCTGTTACATCGTGCCGCGCGGACACGGGCGTTACATGATCGGTGCCACGATGGTCGAAAGCGCTAACGCAGGCACGATCACGGCGCGGGCGGTGATGGAATTGCTCTCCGCCGCGTACACCGTCCATCCCGCCTTTGCAGAGGCAGAGGTTGTGACAACCGAAGCGGGGCTGCGTCCCGCATTTCCCGACAACATCCCTGCTATTCGGCGCATCGGCGAGCGTATCTACGTCAACGGCATGTATCGCCACGGTTTTCTGATGGCACCCGTTTTGGCCGTCCAGCTTGCCCAGATGATGACAGAGGAGCTTGCCCATGCAGATTGATCTGAACGGCGCGCCGGTCGCGACAGCTGCCGAGACCTTGGCCACGCTGATCGACGAACATGGCTTTGACGCCGCCTCGGTCGCTACAGCTCTCGATGGTGTCTTCGTTCCTCGTCCACTGCGGTCGAAAACTCCACTGCACCGCGGGGCAAAGGTCGAAGTTCTATCTCCGATGCAGGGGGGCTGACGGATGTTCTACGGAACCGAATTGAACAGCCGCTTGATGCTGGGGACGGCGCAATATCCGTCGCCTCAAATCCTTCGCGATGCAATCACCGCTTCTGGAACCGAGGTTATTACGGTTTCCCTGCGACGCGAAGGGCAGGGCGGCGAGGCTTTTCGCGAAATCCTGCGGGAAAGCGGCTGCCGCATTCTGCCCAATACCGCCGGATGCCACAGCGTCCGCGAGGCTGTCACCACCGCGCAGATGGCGCGCGAACTCTTTGGCACATCATGGATTAAACTCGAGGTGATCGGCCACGCCGACACGTTGCAGCCCGATCCGTTCGCCTTGGTCGAGGCTGCGCGTATCCTTTGCGCCGATGGCTTCGAGGTGTTTCCCTACACGACCGAAGACCTCATCGTCGGCGAGCGCCTGCTGGAGGCAGGGTGCCGCGTATTGATGCCGTGGGGCGCACCGATCGGATCGGGGCAGGGGCTGCGCAACATCGAAGGGTTGCGCACGATGCGCACCCATTTCGCGGGCGTTCCTCTGGTGATCGACGCAGGCATCGGCGCGCCGTCGCAGGCGATGGCGGCGATGGAGATGGGCTTTGATGCGGTGCTTCTGAACACCGCCGTGGCCAAGGCGCTCGATCCCGTCGCGATGGCACGGGCCTTTGGTCAAGCCGTCACCGCAGGGCGTGCGGCGTACACTGCGGGCCTGATGCCGCGGCGCGACATGGCTGCCGCATCGACCCCGATTTTCGGACAGGCGGTGCTGGCATGACGGCGCTCGACCCGTTTTACCTGATCGTCGACGATGCCGACTTGCTGGAGCGGTTGGTGCCGCTGGGCGTCCGGCTCGTGCAACTGCGGATCAAGGACCGCCCCGAAGATGCTATCCGCGACCAGATCAAGCGGGCGCAGGTCTGCTGCGCGGCGCATGGCGCACAGCTTGTCGTTAATGACTACTGGCAGCTTGCGATTGAGCTGAATTGCGATTTCGTCCATCTTGGCCAAGAGGACATGGATACGGCGGACTTTGATGCTCTGCGACGGGCCGAGGTCCGTTTCGGCCTGTCGACCCATGACGAAGTCGAGCTTGCCCGTGCGCTGGGCCAAAAGCCCGCCTATGTCGCGCTCGGACCTGTCTATCCGACTTTACTCAAACAGATGAAATGGGGGCCGCAGGGGCTGGACCGTGTGCGGCAATGGCGTCAGCTCGCGGGCTCCGTTCCGCTGGTTGGGATCGGAGGGCTGGTGCCGGAACGCTTGCCAAACCTCTTCGCCGCAGGCGCCGACAGCGC
Above is a window of Marivivens aquimaris DNA encoding:
- a CDS encoding thiamine phosphate synthase, with the translated sequence MTALDPFYLIVDDADLLERLVPLGVRLVQLRIKDRPEDAIRDQIKRAQVCCAAHGAQLVVNDYWQLAIELNCDFVHLGQEDMDTADFDALRRAEVRFGLSTHDEVELARALGQKPAYVALGPVYPTLLKQMKWGPQGLDRVRQWRQLAGSVPLVGIGGLVPERLPNLFAAGADSAAVVTDIKMAEDPEARCREWIAVTREYCK